One stretch of Plodia interpunctella isolate USDA-ARS_2022_Savannah chromosome 10, ilPloInte3.2, whole genome shotgun sequence DNA includes these proteins:
- the LOC128673251 gene encoding uncharacterized protein LOC128673251: MRVRGVMVKIGEYDVGDGCFNHVGCDDDEGCFQSRRDHTETKYYYVTAQLEPRYAAEVKDIIVAPPSKGKYEKLKSELIRRLSASKEKQVKQLLMHEELGDRRPSQFLRHLQHLAGPNVPEDFLRTIWTSRLPANLQTVIASQPDSTLQALADLADKVHELVPSAPQVAAASVSPDPTIAKLTKQIEELTRKVDALSSKDRRNHRRSNSRSRSSSHSQRGRRSQSNYRRYPVCFYHFKYGEEAKMCQQPCDYKPENSRGGR; the protein is encoded by the coding sequence ATGAGGGTGCGAGGAGTGATGGTGAAGATTGGAGAGTACGACGTTGGCGATGGCTGCTTCAATCACGTCGGGTGTGATGATGACGAAGGCTGTTTTCAATCACGTCGGGATCAcactgaaacaaaatattattatgtcactGCGCAGCTGGAACCACGGTATGCTGCTGAAGTAAAGGATATCATTGTTGCACCACCATCGAAAGGCAAATACGAGAAATTGAAGTCGGAGTTAATTAGAAGATTATCAGCATCGAAGGAAAAACAGGTTAAGCAGCTCCTTATGCATGAGGAGTTAGGCGATCGTCGACCTTCACAGTTCCTTCGCCATCTCCAACACCTGGCAGGGCCTAACGTTCCTGAAGATTTTTTACGGACAATCTGGACCAGCCGTCTGCCTGCTAACCTGCAGACGGTAATAGCATCCCAGCCCGATTCAACCCTTCAGGCTTTAGCCGATCTAGCAGATAAGGTTCACGAACTCGTACCTTCAGCCCCGCAAGTAGCAGCAGCCAGCGTATCTCCTGATCCAACAATTGCCAAGTTGACAAAACAGATCGAGGAACTGACTCGCAAAGTTGACGCTCTCTCGTCAAAAGATAGGAGGAATCATCGTCGATCAAATTCAAGGTCACGTAGTAGTTCCCATAGCCAGCGTGGTCGTCGGTCGCAGTCAAATTATAGAAGATATCCTGTTTGCTTCTATCACTTTAAATATGGAGAAGAAGCTAAAATGTGCCAACAACCGTGCGACTACAAACCGGAAAACTCCAGAGGCGGTCGTTAA